The following nucleotide sequence is from Pseudosulfitobacter sp. DSM 107133.
GTCGCACGGGTCACCCTGGCGGACGTCTCCGCCAGCGAGGTGCGCGCGTTCCTCAACCATGCTGAGCATGGTCGCAAGGGCACGATCGGCACGCGCAACTGTCGGCTTGCCGCGATCCGCAGCTTCTTCAGCTTCGTGGCGGACAAGAGCCCCGAATATGTCGCCCAATGCGCCGAGGTCCTCACGATCCCGCTCAAGCGCAAACCCTCTGCCGCACCCTGCTACCTTGAACCGGGAGAGGTCGAGGCCATCCTCGCGCAGCCGAACCGATCGACGATCGAAGGGATGCGAGACCATGTGCTGCTGTCGCTGCTCTATAATAGTGGTGCACGCATCCAAGAGGCGCTCGATCTCTGTCCCAAGGCGATCCGGTTCGAAGCACCGTATTGCGTGCGTCTTTACGGAAAGGGCCGAAAGGAACGTATCTGCCCGCTCTGGCCGGAAACTGTGACGTTGCTGAAGAAACTGCTGGAGCGGCAGCCGCGCGCACCCGATGAGCGCATCTTCGTCAATCGCTACGGCGAACCACTGGGAGCCTCGGGCGTGCGGTACAAGCTGGCGGCCTACGTCGCGGCGGCGGCGAAAACGACACCCACGCTTCGTTCGAAGCATGTGACGCCGCACAGCTTCCGACACGCAACGGCCGTCCACCTCGTCGCGGCGGGCGTCGACATCACCGTCATCCGAAGCTGGCTGGGACATGTCAGTCTCGACACGACCAACCACTACGCCC
It contains:
- a CDS encoding tyrosine-type recombinase/integrase, which codes for MKSANPFPELLRAFFQEWLAEQRSASIHTIKSYRDTWRLLLRFVAERNGVGVARVTLADVSASEVRAFLNHAEHGRKGTIGTRNCRLAAIRSFFSFVADKSPEYVAQCAEVLTIPLKRKPSAAPCYLEPGEVEAILAQPNRSTIEGMRDHVLLSLLYNSGARIQEALDLCPKAIRFEAPYCVRLYGKGRKERICPLWPETVTLLKKLLERQPRAPDERIFVNRYGEPLGASGVRYKLAAYVAAAAKTTPTLRSKHVTPHSFRHATAVHLVAAGVDITVIRSWLGHVSLDTTNHYAQANLETKRKALEQVGVPTAGNRPARWKRDADLLAWLDTL